CTGGGCGAGTTAATTCAGCGATAATTTTCATTTCTGTTTCATCTAGGGAGAAGTCAAAGATTGATATATTTTCGAGTTGTCGTTTAGGAGATGCAGATTTAGGAATTGAAATGGCCCCGATTTGATAATGCCAACGTAAAATAACTTGAGAAATCGTCTTGTTGTGATTGTTAGCTATCTGTTGAATCGTGTCATTGCGCAAGACTTCACTTGCTCGAGCCAATGGACTCCAAGATTCTGTCGCAATGTTTTTCTCTTCATGGAACTTTCTTTGCTCTTCTTGGTTGAAAAATGGATGTAATTCGATTTGATTAATACTTGGCAAAACGCCAGTTTCCTTTTCTAAATGCTCAATATGTTCAGGTAAGAAATTGCAAACACCAATAGAACGAATAAATCCCCATTTTTTAGCATCAATTAATGCTTGCCAAGCTTCCACGTAGTGATCTTGCTTAGCGTTAGGCCAATGAATAAGATATAAATCATAATAATCTAGATTTGCGCGGTATAAGGATTCTTGAATGGTCGTCACAGCTTTATCATAAGTATGATAGCGACCTGGTAATTTTGATGTAATTCTTAATTCTTCTCTTGGAGTAGAACTGCGTCGAACGGCTTCACCTACGGTTCCTTCGTTTTCGTAATTATAAGCAGTATCAATTAGTCGATAGCCTACGTCAATTGCACTTGTTATCCCATTGGCACCTTCATTTCCATTCAGTTTATATGTACCAAAACCGATAGCTGGCACGGTAAGACCATCATTAAGTGTGATCTCTGGAATTGATTTACTCATAACTGCTCACTCCTTTCAATAATATTTTAAGATTTGGGACATATATGAATCAAAGTATTTGCTTGAATAAGAAAGAGTAGAAGCTTTCAAAACCAGCTAAAGCTTGAAATTGAAAAACTCTCCTCAGAACATGGATATAGAAAAGTGGTAGAAAACGGATGCGACTCAATTTGCTCGAAATAAGAAAATTTCCGATAGTTTTTGATTACCAAGAAGGTACTCAAAAAAAGGAGAAGGCCCGGAAAAGTGATAATTTTAAAAATTTAGATGATTCTTTTTTTATATCATGATAAATTTTGGAATGTAGTAAATATTGATATAAAAGGAGAAAAGAATATGAATATCAAGATTGAAAACTTACCGAAATACCGAATTGCATATGTGCGACAAGTTGGTCCATACGGTCCCGATAATGTCCAAGCGATGAAAAAATTAAAAAACTGGGCTAAGGAGAACAATCTTCTTGCCAAAACAGCAATAATACTTGGAATTTCGCAAGACAACCCTGAAACAACTTCTCCTGAAAACTGTCGCTATGATGCCTGCATCGTTATTTCAAACGATTATCAAATTAATGATTCCGTTAGTGAAAGTGAACTTCCTGGCGGGAAATATGCTATTTACAAAGTCAAACATACAGCTGAAGACATTCAAAAAGCGTGGACTGAAATTTTTTCCGAACTACTAAACAGTGGCTATCAAATTGATACCAAGCCGATTTTTGAAAGATACATTGATGATATGGTTTATAGTGATTATTGTGAAATCTGCGTTCCTGTAAAAGTCGTTTAGAGCTCGTCAACCCTGATTGAAAATTATTTAGTCTGAAATGGTAAACTTTCACAACTTGATGGCCTGAACGTCTGCAGTGAACTCATTCACATCAGACGGATTCAGGTGAAGGTAACCCATGAGTACAATCATTTTTGTTCATCTTTTTTGCTTAATTAAATTGGAAAACTTCTTCAAAGCTCATTCGCGGTACTCGCTCGTCGGCTCGTGGAACGTCGAAACTTTGCGACGTTCCACGAGGAGTGCGATGATCATTCGATCTGTCGTCCTCACGCGACCGTGAGCACGATCTTGCCTTGGATGTGCCCACGGGCGGCTCGTTCGTGCGCCTTGCGAGCATCGGCAAGTGGAAACGTGCTGTCGATGGCGACGCGAACCATCCCGGCATCGAGCAAGCGCCCGAATTCCGCCAGCTGCGGGCCGTTCGAGCGCACTTGGGTCATCGAGACCGTAACGCCTAGCTTCGCGGCCTCCTCGGCGTCGGAGAAGCCTAAGAACACCGGGAACAAAGCGCTGCCACGCTTGAGCGTACGCAAGAAACGACCGGTGGTGGGACCACCGAGGGTATCGAGGACGAGATCAACGTCATGCGCGACGTCCTCGGGAGGGCTCTTGGTGTAGTCGATGAATTCGTCGGCACCGAGCTCGCGCAGGAACGACTCATGCGTGCCCGATGCCACCGCGATGACGTGCGCACCCTTCCATTTAGCCAGCTGCACCGCGAAGTGCCCCACGCCGCCCGCGGCACCATTGACGAGCACCGTCTTGCCGTTGAGCGGCACCGGACGATGCATCTCCGGTTGAAGCGGGTTCGGTTCATTGTGCCCCAGCTCGATCAGGAACTGCCACGCGGTGAGGCCTGCCATCGGCGCCCCTGCGGCGTGCACGTGATCGATGCCAGCCGGCTTGAGTGCAAGGTCAGACGCTGGCGCGGCGACGTACTCGGCATAAGCAGCGCTCTCCCCAAAGCTAGGAAAGCGAACCATGCCGAAAACTTCATCGCCGACGGAGAATCCCTGCACATCCGTGGCTACCGCCTCGACGACGCCCGACACGTCCGACCCCAGAATGACGGGAAAGGGCACCGGCGGCCGCCACTCAGGAGGAAGCATCTTATACCCGTCGCGCAGGTACCAGTCGGGGGGATTGATGCCAACCGCGTGAACGCGGACAAGCACTTCACCCGGCTTCAGCTCGGGAAGCGGCGCCTCCTCATAACGCAGTACCTCAGGGCCGCCGAATTCGTGCAGCCGAATCGTCTTCATCGTGTCTGTAGACATCGCTTTTCTCCTTTCACGCAGATGTGTTATCCTTACTAGAGCAGTGCTCCACATAAACAGATCACTGCTCCGTTTATAATTATACGGAGCGCCGCTCCGATTGTCAAGGAGGAGGCACATGAGAGCCGATGCGAAGAAAAACTATGAGAACATACTTGAAGTCGCGAGCGTCGTTGTAGCCAAGCATGGCGCCGATGCATCGCTGCGCGACATCGCTCGCAGAGCTGGCGTCGGGCTCGGCACATTGTATCGTCATTTCCCGACGAGAGAGGCGCTGCTCGAAGCTTTGCTCCGCGCAGGCTTCGACGAGCTGACGGCAAAGGCACGTGAGCTCGAAACTGCGAGTTCACCCGATGATGCACTCGTGTCGTGGCTACGCGACGTCATTGCATGCGCGGGCAACTATCAAGGTGTTGTGGCGGCGATGATGGCAGCCATGGAGGACACGAAGTCCGCACTCCACGCTTCGTGCGTCACGATGCGCACGGCAGGCACGCGGCTTCTCACTCGCGCTCAGGCCGAGGGTCTAGCGCGTACCGACATGGATGGTGATGACCTGTTCTCGCTAGCTGCTGCGCTCGCGTGGCTCGGCGACCAGCCCTCGTCCGCGCCACGAGCTGAGCATCTCTTCAGTATTATCGCGAGCGCGATCTTGACGAATCGGGCGAGCAGCGATTTCAGGGCGCAGCCGCCACTCTAAAGCAGGTCGCACGCGTGGCGGAGGTCGGCATCGGCACTCTCTACCGTCACTTCCCGACGCGCGACGCACTGATCGAGGCGGTGTACCGACAGGAGACCGATACGCTGATTGATGCGGCCGCACAACTGATGATGGAGCGGGAGCCGGTGGCGGCGCTCCGCGAATGGCTGCTGCTATTCGTGGATTTTCTTGACACCAAGAAGGGCATGGCGGAGGCACTTAGTACGTTGATCCGCGGCCCAGATCCCTCTACAGCGGAACTCCGGCCCGCCTCGCCGCTCCTATCGCGGCTCTGATCGACCGTGCAGTCAAAACGGGCCCCAAAATTGCATTAGTAACTTACAGGTTTATCTTACCGTTTTATCCGCAATAATAACGCTTTCATTACTTTTTTTAATAGTACTTTCACGAATTCCTCAGGTCTCCAACGTTATGGGTGGGCAGCGGATCGGACTTGCCGTTCATGATAGTGTTTAGTACCTAAACGCTATTAGCGAAACCGATCCCATACAGTAAGTTCGATTATGTATATGTCTTGCAATAATTCGTAAATTTTCGCCGCAGGACATGCAGACTCGACCACTGAGAGTTCCGATGGAGTATCTCTTAAATCTCTTTGTTATTAATAATGCTCTAGTGAAAGTTTTGAAGATTAGGTTCTGTAAACTGCAGGCAAAAAGATTCAATAAAATTTCGAATGATAGGAGGTATTTCGATGGCACCGCTTATCGTGCTTGTCGTTGTCACGCTGGCGCTCCTCGGCGCAGGAGCAATGGGGGTGAGCCGTCTGCGGCAATGGCCGGTTGCTCTTCGAGGCGGATTAGCTGCTATGTTTGTGCTGACCGGCGTGATTCACTTCGTCGGGATGCGTGAGGAACTCATCAGTATGGTTCCGCCAACCTTGCCAAACCCCGGCTTGATCGTTACCATCACAGGTCTGCTGGAGTTGGCCGGCGCTGTAGGATTGCTGTTGCGGCCGACTGTCTCATGGGCAGCCGGCGGGCTTACTGTCCTGCTTGTTGTGATGTTCCCGGCCAATATCTACATACCCCTCGAAGGACTCACAACTAATCCGGCAGATGCTCTGGTTCCTCGCATCCTGATGCTGCTTGTCTTCCTGACAGCGACCATTGCAATCTTGGCAACCCACAAGCGACCTCGGTCTAAAACGAAGTCACCGGTTGTAACGGATAACTCACTAAACTGACTGCAGGATTCCTGGTGTAGATTTTGGAAAGAAATTTTGTCTTGCTAGTTTGAGTTGCTAAATGATACGATTGCTTAGTAAATTTTGATGGGTAAAACGTTAGAGAGAAGCCGGTTGAAAGTAAATTAATTGAATATTTGTATTTCCCTATATCATTCTTCGTCCCTCTGTGAAAAAGTTTTGCCTATTGAAGGTGAAATAAAATGAGAACATTACATTTGGGTAGTTTTTTAATTCAATAATATTCGGGATCGGATACAGGTGAGAATTCGGTCTTTTTTTTATGGAAATCATTATTCTCTTTTGCCAATAGGGTGAAGCTAAGAGGTGAAGGGTTTGGGGAAATCGGAGGAAGTAGTTTTTTGTTTTTATATATTAATTCATATACATTTATTTCTGTGTGTTTCCTGAAAAGAATATCCTTCAGGGTGTTTATTATTAATAAATAGGTGTTTGGAGATAATAATGAAAGCAAGAACCTTTCTAATAGATAGAAATGCTTAATAAAGATGTGAAGAATGTTTTTAGGAGTAAACTTTTAAGGTAAATTGAAAAAAGTAACGCCTGCTTCTTCATTTCGAGACCGAACCTGAGAGCGTATTGCAGTATGCTTGAATTTGGTCTGTTAAACGTGTAAGAGGAGGAAATGAAGTGGGAAATCAAGAACTGAAAAGAGGACTGGAAGCACGTCATATTCAGATGATTGCATTAGG
This window of the Bacillus gobiensis genome carries:
- a CDS encoding TetR/AcrR family transcriptional regulator; this translates as MRADAKKNYENILEVASVVVAKHGADASLRDIARRAGVGLGTLYRHFPTREALLEALLRAGFDELTAKARELETASSPDDALVSWLRDVIACAGNYQGVVAAMMAAMEDTKSALHASCVTMRTAGTRLLTRAQAEGLARTDMDGDDLFSLAAALAWLGDQPSSAPRAEHLFSIIASAILTNRASSDFRAQPPL
- a CDS encoding AraC family transcriptional regulator; this translates as MNIKIENLPKYRIAYVRQVGPYGPDNVQAMKKLKNWAKENNLLAKTAIILGISQDNPETTSPENCRYDACIVISNDYQINDSVSESELPGGKYAIYKVKHTAEDIQKAWTEIFSELLNSGYQIDTKPIFERYIDDMVYSDYCEICVPVKVV
- a CDS encoding NADP-dependent oxidoreductase, whose product is MSTDTMKTIRLHEFGGPEVLRYEEAPLPELKPGEVLVRVHAVGINPPDWYLRDGYKMLPPEWRPPVPFPVILGSDVSGVVEAVATDVQGFSVGDEVFGMVRFPSFGESAAYAEYVAAPASDLALKPAGIDHVHAAGAPMAGLTAWQFLIELGHNEPNPLQPEMHRPVPLNGKTVLVNGAAGGVGHFAVQLAKWKGAHVIAVASGTHESFLRELGADEFIDYTKSPPEDVAHDVDLVLDTLGGPTTGRFLRTLKRGSALFPVFLGFSDAEEAAKLGVTVSMTQVRSNGPQLAEFGRLLDAGMVRVAIDSTFPLADARKAHERAARGHIQGKIVLTVA
- a CDS encoding TetR/AcrR family transcriptional regulator; this translates as MAEVGIGTLYRHFPTRDALIEAVYRQETDTLIDAAAQLMMEREPVAALREWLLLFVDFLDTKKGMAEALSTLIRGPDPSTAELRPASPLLSRL
- a CDS encoding DoxX family protein; protein product: MAPLIVLVVVTLALLGAGAMGVSRLRQWPVALRGGLAAMFVLTGVIHFVGMREELISMVPPTLPNPGLIVTITGLLELAGAVGLLLRPTVSWAAGGLTVLLVVMFPANIYIPLEGLTTNPADALVPRILMLLVFLTATIAILATHKRPRSKTKSPVVTDNSLN
- a CDS encoding aldo/keto reductase, giving the protein MSKSIPEITLNDGLTVPAIGFGTYKLNGNEGANGITSAIDVGYRLIDTAYNYENEGTVGEAVRRSSTPREELRITSKLPGRYHTYDKAVTTIQESLYRANLDYYDLYLIHWPNAKQDHYVEAWQALIDAKKWGFIRSIGVCNFLPEHIEHLEKETGVLPSINQIELHPFFNQEEQRKFHEEKNIATESWSPLARASEVLRNDTIQQIANNHNKTISQVILRWHYQIGAISIPKSASPKRQLENISIFDFSLDETEMKIIAELTRPDGRINDQDPATYEEF